CCGATGGAGTCCACGTGGCCGAACGCGATCGACTGCAGCCAGTCGATGCCGATGTGGACGTTCGCGGCCGCGTCCTTCCGCCCCGGGACGTCGAGGTCCTTGCCGCGCGGCGCCCCGGTGCCGACGAACACGGCGTCGTAGCCCTCGGCGAGGAGCACGCGCATGCTCTCGATGCGGGTCGCGTAGCGGACGTCGACGCCCATCCCGAGGATCATGTCGATCTCCTCGTTCAAGACCTGCTCGGGGAGCCGGAACGACGGGATGTTCGAGCGCATGAGGCCGCCCGGCGCCGGCAACGCCTCGAAGACCGTGACCGCGTACCCGAGCGGCACGAGGTCGTTCGCGACCACGAGCGACGCCGGGCCCGCCCCGACGAGCGCGACGCGCTTGCCGTTCTTCGCGGCCGGCGCCTTCGGCAAGCGGTCGCTCACGTCCTCGCGGAGGTCGGCGGCGACGCGCTTGAGCCGGCAGATCGCGACCGGCTTCTCCTCGACGCGCCCGCGCCGGCACGCCGGCTCGCACGGACGATCGCATGTGCGTCCGAGGATCCCCGGGAACACGTTCGACTCCCGGTTCAGCATGTAGGCGTCGGCGTAGCGGCCCTGGGCGATGAGTCGAATGTACTCCGGCACGTTCGTGTGCGCGGGACACGCCCACTGACAGTCGACGACCTTGTGGAAGTACTCGGGGTTGTGGACGTTCGTGGGGGACACGGATGGGAAACGCGTATCGGGCAGCGGATATACAGCGGTCGCGACGTGCTTGCCAGCGCCGCCGCACACGTCCGGTGCGCCGCCGCGCGTCGTGCTCGCCCGCATCTCTCACCTGGCCTCCGCCGTGAGCGACGTGGATCTGGTGCGAGATGCGGGATAGCCAGAGGGCCGTGTCCGAACGGCGGTACGACGTGGTCGTGGTGGGCGGGGGCACGGCCGGCGTCGCGGCGGCCGTCGCGGCCGCGCGCGCGGGCGCCCGGACGTTGCTGCTCGAGCGCTACGGCTTCCTCGGCGGCATGGCGACCGCCGGCATGGTCGGGACGGTGTGCGGCCTCTACTTGGCGCACGCCGACGGCCGCTCCGAGCGGTTGAACGCGGGGCTCGCCGGCGAGATCGCGGACGCGATCGAGCGCCTGCCGGGCAGCGCGCCGCCGCTGCGGCGCGGCCGGACGATCGTCGTCCCCTACCTCCCCCACGAGCTCGCTGCCCTCGCCGACGATCTCACGGACGCCGAGCCGATGCTTGACGTGCGGCTGCACGCGTACGTCGCGGGCGTCGAGCGCGACGGGGCGGCGGTCGCGGCAGTGCGCTTCGCGGACGCCGACGGGACGCGCGCGGTCGCCTGCGGCGCCCTCGTCGACGCGAGCGGAGACGCGATCGCCGCGCTCGCCGCCGGCGCGCCGACCGACGCGCCGCCGCCGGCCGAGCGCCAGCTCTGCTCGCTCGTGTTCGCGCTCCAAGGCGTCGACGCCGAGGCGCTGCGCGGACCGGAGAGCCTGGCGCTGCTCCGCCGCCTCGCCGCCGCCGAAGCGGCGGGAACGCTATCCGCCGGCGCGAGCGACGTCGCCTGGCGACCGACCGGACGTCCGGGCGAGGTCGCCGTGAAGCTCGCGCTCCACGCGGTCGACGCCGGGCCGCGCGGCGACTTCCTGACCGCCGCCGAGCGCGCCGGACGGCGGCGGATGCGCGCGCTCGTCGCCGCGCTCCGCGCCGAGTCGCCGGCGTTCGCGGCGGCGTTCGTCTCGCAGGTGGCGCCGCAGGTCGGCGTGCGTGAGAGCCGGCGCATCGTCGGGCGCCGCCGGCTCACCCGCGAGGACGTGCTCGGCGGCCGCCGCTTTCCCGACGCGATCGCGCGGGCGGCGTGGCCGATCGAGCTCTGGCGCGAGGGCGCGACGGGCGCGCGCTTCGAGCACCTGGCCGACGGCGACTGGTACGAGATCCCGCTCGACTGCCTCCGCGCCGTCGACCTCGGGAACATCCTCGCCGCCGGACGCTGCCTCAGCGGCACGTCGGAGGCCCTCGCCTCGGCCCGCGTGATCGGCACCTGTCTCGCGACCGGCGCCGCGGCGGGCGCGGCGGCGGCGCGCCTCGCCGGCGCCGCCGCGCCCGCATCCGGCACGACGACGAGCGGCGGCGCGTGAGCCTCGGCGACCTCCTGCACGCGAGCGCCGTACGCCACGGCGCGCGCCCCGCGATCACCGAGGTCGCCGCCGGCCGCACGCTCGACTACGCCGAGCTCGCGGCGCGCGCGGACACGGCCGCCGCGGCGCTCCGGTCCGCGGGCGTCGCCGCCCCGCACCGGATCGCGCTCCTCGGGACGAGCTCGCTCGCGTACGTGGCCGTCGCCTTCGGCATCCTCGCGGCCGGCGGCTGCCTCGTGCCGATCGCCGCCAACGTACGTGATGCGGAACGGGACGAGATCTTCCGCACCATCGACGTGAACGGCGTCGTGGCCGTCCCCGACGACGGCGGCGACTGGAGCTTCGCGTGGCTCGACCGCGCGCGCCGGCCGCCCGAAGGGTTCGCCGCACTCGATCCGGCGTTCGTCCGCTTCAGCTCCGGCACCACGGCCGACGCCAAGGGCGTCGTCCTCTCGCACGCCGCGACGCTCGCGCGCATCGCCGCGGCCGACGCGGTGCTGCGCCTCGCCCCCCACGACCGCATCCTCTGGACCCTGCCCCTCGCCTATCACTTCGCGGTCACGATCCCGTCGTACGTCCGCGCCGGCGCGCACGTGCTGCTCGCGCCGGAGTCGACACCCGCCACGATGGCGGCGGCGCTCGCCGCGCACGAAGCGACCGTGCTCTACGCCTCGCCGGTGCTCCTCGCGCGCCTCGCCGCGCTCGCGGCGCCGCCGCGGCTCCCGGCGCTCCGCCTCGCGCTCTCGACCGCCGCCCCGCTGGCACCCGACGTCGCGCGGCGCTTCGATGCCGCCTACCGCGTCCCGCTCGGGCAGGCGTACGGCATCATCGAGGCCGGGCTCGCCTGCATCAACACGCGCCAGGGCGCCGACCGCGACCTACCGGCGGCGTCGGTCGGCCGCCCCGTCCCCGGCTACGAGGTCGCCACGTTCGCCGACGACGAGGTCGGCGTCCGCGGCCCCGGGCTCTTCGACGCCTACTACGCGCCCTGGCGGCCGCGCGCCGAGGTGCTGCGCGACGGCTGGTTCATGACAGGCGACGTCGGCACCGTCGACGCGGCGGCCGCGCTCACGCTGCGCGGACGTCGCAAGTCGACGATCGTCGTCGCCGGCTTGAAGCTCTTTCCCGAGGAGGTCGAGGCCGTCCTCGCCGCGCATCCAACGGTCGCCGAGTCGCGCGTGGTCGCGCGCCCGCACCGCGCGCTCGGCGAGCTGCCGCATGCCGAGATCGTGCTCCGGCCGGGCACGCGCTTCGATCGCGACGCGCTCGCGCGCCACTGCGCCGCGCGCCTCTCGCCCTGGAAGATGCCGGTCACCTACACCGTCGTGGCGGCGATCCCGAAGACACCGGGCGGGAAGATCCTGCGACGCCCCGAGGGATGACGCCGGGAGCGGCGGGGCGCAGGGAAGCTCCGCGCGGTTGGCTCCCGGCTGCGACACGCGATTCATCCGTGATCGACGGACGACCGCGCCTCGTCGCGGACGGCGCTGACGAAGCGGATCGGCACGCCCCGCTCGTCGCCGAGGACGCGGAAGCCGTGCGCGGCGAGCCAGGAGGCGACGGCGCGCCCGTGCCATCCTGCGACGAACGGCTCGTACATCCACTTCGCCATCGCCGCGAAGTAGAGGCCGCGCCGGCCCTCGCGACGCGCGAGCGCGCGCCACGCGCGCACGCGGAACTGCGTCGGCGACGGCTCCGCGATCACGAGCCGCCCACCCGGCACGAGGATCCGGTGGAGCTCGACGAGCGCGGCGTCGGCGGCGCGCGGCGGCAGCTCGTGGAAGAGGAAGCAGGCGCCGATGCCTTCGAAACGTTGCGCGGGAAACCCCGTCCGCTCGGCGAGACCCTGCACGAAGCGGATCCCCCGATGGGCGCGCGCCGCGAGCTGCAGGAGGTACGGCGACGGATCGAGTCCCCACACCTCGGGCACGCCGGCGGCGCGCATCGCCGCGGCGAGCCCGCCGCTGCCGCAGCCGACGTCGAGCGTCGCCCGGCACCCGGCGAGCTCCGCGGCGAGCCGGGCGCGCGCCCGCACGGTGTCCCCGAGCATCAGGCGGTCGAACCAGCGCGCGTACGAGTCCGCGTGTCGCTTCGAGTACACGCCGTTCGGCAGGTGGTGGAACTCCTGGCGGAGGTACGCCGGCAGTCGATCGCCGCCCGGGAGGTCGGCCGGCACGACGACCTTGCGGCGCGCGCCGAGCCATCCCCGCACGTACGCGACCAGATGCGCCGGACGTCGCAGATCGAGCTCGTCAGGCCACGCGTCGGGGAGCGACACGATGCTCCAGTCGACGGCGACCGGGTCGCGCTCGGCGTCCCCGGCCAGGCGCGCCGCATTCCGATCCTGTTGCATGCGCCGACGCGCGTTCTACGAGCGCGCCCGGGGGCTGTCAATCGACATCGGCGAAGGACGCGCCGCCGAACGCGCGGCGCTCCCGCATTCGGATTGACGCCCCCGGGACCGCACGTTAACACCCTGCCGATGGACGACTTCCGCCTCGACGAGGACGCCGTCCGCCTGGTGCTCGAACGGGCGGGCGCCCTGGCCCTCGGACGCGACGCGGTCGACGCCGCCCTGTCCCGCGCCGCCGCGGGCGCGCGGCTCGACATCGAGGACATCGCCGTCCTCTGGTGCGCGCGCGCGGTCGACACCGACGTCCTTGCCGACCTCGCTCGCCGGGCGCGGGGCGCGCGCGTGAAGCAGCTCGAAACCTTCTCGCCGCTCTACATGACCAACACGTGCGACGCGGCCTGCCGCATGTGCGGTATGCGCCGCGACAACGACGCGCTCCGGCGCGAGACCGCCGAGCTCGACGTCGTCGAAGCGCAGCTCGGGACACTGCTCGAGCGCGGCATGCAGGCGGTCGCGCTCCTCACCGGCGAATACGGCGCGGAACGGCGCTCGTGGGCAATGCGCTACGTGAACGCGGCGGTGCGCGCAGCCGAACGCCTCGGCTTCAACCACGTGCTCGTGAACATCGGCTCGGTCGACGACGACGAGTTCCCCGTGCTCCTCGACGGCATCGAGCGCTGCGCCGACGGCACGCTCGCCCCGAAGCTCACGATGTGCACGTTCCAGGAGACGTACGACCGCCGGACGTACCACAAGTTCATGGGACGCGATCCGGAGAATCCGCGCAGCGACTACGACCGCCGGCTCACCAACTTCGACCGCGCCCGCCGCGCCGGGTTCCGCCTCGCCAATCCCGGCGTGCTGCTCGGGCTCTCTCCCGACGTCGCGTTCGAGATGATCGCCGCGACGCTGCACGTCCGGCACCTCCTCGACGCCGGCATGGAGGTGTACCTCTCGACGCCGCGCCTGCGGCGTGTCGCGGGCCGCGCAGCCGACCGGAGCACCACCGAGCGCGGCATCGACGACGACGATTTCGTCCGCCTCGTGGCGCTGCTGTCCCTGGCGCTGCCGGACTCGAAGCTCGTCCTCACCACGCGTGAGCCACACGGCGTCCAACGGCGCGTCGCGGCGCTCGTGGGCGTGCTCTCCGCGGGCTCGTCGGCGGTGACGCCGTACACCGAGGACGGCGCGCGCTTCCCGCTCGAGGCGAGCCAGTTCGAGGTGATCGATCAGCGCCCGTTCGAGGCCATCCTGCGGGAGCACCTCGACGCGGGCATCGCGATCGAGAACTTCCGCGGCTAAGGAAGCTCTGCGCGGTTCTTTTTCGCCTCGGCGAGCATCTGCATCTTCACGAGGTCGACCGAGATGAAGAGGCCCTCGGCTTCGGCGGTGAGGACGTCGCCGTTGTAGAGGCGGCCCTCGGCGAAGATCTTGCGGCCCTCGACCCGCTGGACGGTCGCCTCGAACCTGAGGTCGGTGTCGAGCGGCGTCGGCTTACGGTAGCGGATCGTGAGGGTGCCGGTCATGCCCGGCTGGCCCGTCGTCGACTGCACGAAGCCGAGGACCTCGTCGAAAGCCGCGGCGACGAATCCGCCGTGCACGTGGCCGGGCGGTCCCTCATACGCGGCGCCGAAGCGCACGTGTCCGTGGACGACCTTGCCCTCGACCTCGAGGACGATCGGGGGCGCCAGCGGGTTCGAGAGGCCGATCAGCGGGCTGTAGTCGAAGAACGCGGCGACGTCGCCGGCATTGGCGCTCTCGCCGAAGCCGAGCGGCAGGTTCCGGCGCGGATGGGTCGCGAGCCGCGCCGCGTAGCGTTCGAGCCCATCGGCCGCCGCGCGCAGCTCCTCTTCGGGCGCGTCGCTCGTGGTGAGCCGGTCGATCACCTCGCGCATCGCCCTGGCGAGCCTGCGGCGTTCGGCCCACGCGCCGGTCACCTCAGAACCCGCCGCCGTCCAGAAAGAAAAGATGCGTTCGCGCGTGCGCCGTTCCTCGTCAACCATGACGGGATGAACTAGTCCCGATGTGACGGAAATTCCACGGTGGAAGTCGCTGGCGCTCGCACGAACGTCGCCGGCGGCGCCCTCACTCGGGCGTCGGAGTCGAGGCCAGGGTCGGCGTCTCGGTCGGGGTCTCCGTCGAGCTGCCCGTCGGGGTCGGGGTGGGACTCGAGGTGGGCGTGAGTGTCGTCGTCGCCGTAGGGCTCACCGTCGGCGTCGCGGTCACCGTCGGCGTCGCGGTCGGCGTCGCGGTCGGCGTCGCGGTCGGCGTCGGCGGGGGGCTCGGCGTGAACGTCGCCGTCACTGTCGCGGTGGGACTCGCCGTCGGGGTCGCGGTCGGGCTCGGCGCCGGGGTGAGAGTGGCGGTCGGTGTCGCCGTGGGCGTCGGAATGAGCGTCGCGGTGCGCGTCGCGCTCGGCGTGGCGGTCGCGGTCGGCGTCGATGTCCCGGTGGCGGTCGGCGTCGGCGTCGCGGACGGGGTCGGCGTCGGCGTCGCAGACGCGGTCGGCGTCGCCGTGGCGCTCGGCGTGTCGGCCGGCGCAGCGGTGGCCGTCGGCGTCGCGCTGTCGGTCGCCGTCGGCGTGGCCTCGGTGGTCGTGGGTGTTGGAGTCGGGCTCATCGTCGCGGTCGGCGTCGGCGTCGGATCGCCTGGTTGCGGCGTCGCCGTCCGGGTCGGCGTCGGCGTCCGCGTCCGTGTCGGCGTTCTCGTCCGCGTCGGTGTGAGGGTCGGCGTCGGCCGCGGACAGAAGTCGCTCCCGAGAGTGACCCCGGCCGTCGCGAGGAGGTCCTCGGTGCGCGGCATCGCGATCCCGACCGCCTCCTCGATCCGGCACCGCGCGTTCCGCCGCGCGCATTCCGCGAAGCCCGCGAGGTCGATGACCGGCCCCAGGAAGAGCCGCGTGCAGTCGGCGTCGAGGAGGGCCAGGTTGGCGCCGTCCGCCGAGCGGAGCGTCGCGAACGGCACGGCAGGCTCGCCGCACTTCTTCTCGATGGCGGCGCGGAGCTTCGCGTCGAACGCGGCCCGCTTCGCGACCTCCTTCCCGCACTTCGTCCGCGCCTTCTCCTGGCAGCCAAAGTCGAAGGGCTTCACCTGGACGCACGTGAAGACGGCGTCGACGCAGGCCTTGAAGCTCTTGAACGTCGCCGCACCGTAGCTCGCGACGGCGGTGGTCGCGGCCTTGTGGCAGGCGTTCACCGCCTTCGCGGCGGCGGGATCGAGCGCGCCATGCGCGGCCCCGCCGGGGAGGCCGAGCACGGCTCCGAGCAACGACGCGACGAAACGACTCCTGCGGAACGCGAACAGCATCGGCGGCGAGACGGACGCGTCGTCAACCTATGAACCGGCCGCCGCGTGGTCAACGTCCTCCTTCACCATCTCGCGGAGTTGGCGTCACGCATCCCTGCAACCCCTGGCGTGGGTGCGCTGCCCGTTGCCATGCGTCGGCCGCGCCCGACGCCGTCGAACTCTCGGAGTTCATGAAGGAATTCCCGGTAGCGTGACCCCGATGCCGAAGCTCGGAAGGGCTCGCCGGGCGTCGCCCGGAGTGTGCTTGTGGCCTGGTCGATTGCTCGATACGTCACGCGACATGGAGGCCCCCCGCTGAGCGCCTGGGTGCGCGGCATCCTGGCGGCCGCTCTCGTCGGCATCGCCGGCCACTGGAACGGCCCCACCGTGCTCACGCTCGCTCTCGCCTCGGGTCTGTCGTTCTTCGACCTCGGCCGCCGCGGTCGGGTGGAACGCACCGACGCCACGGCGGCAGGGAAGGTTCCCGAGAGCGCGTTCCGGCCCGAGCCCTGGGGCATGGCGATGCAGCTCGCCTTCCTCGCGATCCTGACCGTCGGCGCGTGGGACAACCGGGGACCCGACGACACCTGGCGACACCCCGGCTTCGTCGGCGTCGCGGGCTTCGCCGTCCTCCTCCTCGGCGTATGGCTGCGGCGGAGCGCGGCACGGGCGCTCGGCCGCCAGTTCACGGTCGGGCTCTCGGTGCTCGCCGATCACGAGCTCGTCGTGAGCGGTCCCTACCGGTGGCTCCGCCATCCGAACTACGCGGGTCTCCTCCTCGTCGCGCTCGGGACCGCGATGATGATCGAGAGCCCGACGGCCGCCGGCGTGAGCCTCGTGCTCTGGCTGCCGCTCGCGCTCCTCCGTATCCGCCTCGAGGAGCGCACGTTGCTCCGCCATCTCGGCGACGCGTACGGCGAGTACCGTCGCGGCCGCTGGTGCCTCGTGCCGGGCGTCTACTGAAGAGCCCGAGACGTCGCTTCTCCGCCGCGTCGCGCGGCCGCGCTACTGCGCGAACACCGGCCAGTGATCGACGATGGCGCCGCCGCGCACCACGAGGATGCCGCCGAACTGCAGCATGACGGCCTCGCTCTGCGCCGGCCGCAGGAAGACGTAGTCGTCGACGCCGAGCTCGACGCGCGCCGACCCGTTCAGCATCTCCTGGTTCGAGCTCCGCCCGAAGATCGGGTTCGTGTGGAGCCCGGCCGGGGCGACCGGGCGCGCCATCCAGTACCCGCCGTAGATGAAGAAGGTGCGGGCGAGGTTCGGGTTCCATCGATCGAGCAGACGCGAGAGCCAGTCGAGCCCCGGCAGGCGCGCCGCCGCGCCCGCCTTCAGAACCGGCGTCGCGATGAAGAGGGCCGGCACGTGCGGTGCGAGCGTGTCGATGTCGAAATCGGTCGGCTTCACGAGCGCCGAGCCGACCGACAGGTCGTTCAAGAGCGTGTCGTCCTCGTAGAGCCGGTAGGTCGGGCTGCCGGCGCCGTTCAGCGTCATGCGATCGGTCCAGAGCTGCGGGTAGCGCGCCTTCGTGAAGTCGACGTAACCACGGTAGGCGTCACGCACCTCGGCGAGCAGGGACGCCCGCGAGCGCGCCCATACGGGCACCTTCGCGACGTGCGGGTCGTAGCCCATGAACCCCGCGAGCTCGAGGCGGTCGGGGTGCGCGGCGATCACCGACAACATGCGGTCGAGGGTCGCCGTGTCCTGGACGCCGCCGCGGTGCAGGCCGACGTCGATCTCGATGCTGATCAGCATCTTCTGCCGCAGCGAGTCGGCGAGCGCGCGGTACTCCTCGAGCCGCTCCGGCGTGTCGATCAGCCATTGCAGCTGGCGGCTCGGGTCGAAGCCGCCGCGCAGGTCGGCGTAGAACCGCTCCGCCGATCGTACTGGCATCGGCTTCCCGAGCAGGATCTGGCTGTCGCCGAGCTGCGCGGCGACCTGGCTCAGGAAGGGCTGGTGGAACGACATCACGCGCCGCGTCCCCGCGCGCTCGAAAACGTGGCGCAGGAGCGGGATCGACGGCAGCGATTTGTCGACGACCCGGAAGGACTTGGGGGGACGGATCGACGCGCGGAGCACGTCGATGTTCCGGTCGAGGCGGTCGAGGTCGAGGAGCAGCACCGGACGCGCCGGCCCCTCGCGCTTCAGCAGGTCGTTCAGCGCGCGGAAGTACGGATCGTAACCGCCGCCGTCGGCGCGCGGACGGAGCGCAAGCGCAGCCGCCGCGGCGACCACGATGCCGACGAGGAGGATCACGCCGATCTTCATGCCGCGGCGTCGATTAGCGTCAAACCTCCGGCGGGTCGAGGACCCTGACGTGCGCCCGGCGCGGCGTCCCTCGAACGCGCCGACGATCCGGGCTAGAGACCGCTGGCTCGCGAAGGAGGCCCCATGGACTGCGATCTCAAGCTCAGCGGCGGCGCCGTCATCGACGGCAGCGGCGCCCCGGCGCGGCGCGCCGACGTGGCGATCCACCGCGACCGCATCACCGCGGTCGGCGACCTCGCCGATCTCGCCGCCGCCCGCACCATCGACTGCACCGGCAAGACCGTCACCCCCGGCTTCATCGACATCCACTCGCACTCCGACTGGCTCGTACCCGGGGCCGACCACGGCACGCTCGTCGAGCCGTTCGTACGCCAGGGCATGACGACGCTCGTCGGCGGCAACTGCGGCTTCAGCCCGGCGCCCATCACCGAGCACAACCGCGGCGCCGCGCTCGACGCGAGCCGCCTCATCGCCGACGAGGCGATCGCCTTGCGCTGGCAGTCGATGGGCGAGTTCCTCGACGGCCTCGAGCGGGGCGGCGTCTCGCTGAACTGCGCCGAGCTCGTCGGCCATGGCACCGTGCGCGCCGCCGTGACCGGCGCGCTCAATCCCGCGCCGCCGACCCGCGACGAGCTCCGGGCGATGGAACGCTTCGTCCGCGACGCGCTCGACGTCGGGTGCGTCGGCGTGTCGACCGGCCTCGGCTATCCGCCCGGCATCTTCGCGCACGAGGACGA
This genomic window from Deltaproteobacteria bacterium contains:
- a CDS encoding AMP-binding protein, which translates into the protein MSLGDLLHASAVRHGARPAITEVAAGRTLDYAELAARADTAAAALRSAGVAAPHRIALLGTSSLAYVAVAFGILAAGGCLVPIAANVRDAERDEIFRTIDVNGVVAVPDDGGDWSFAWLDRARRPPEGFAALDPAFVRFSSGTTADAKGVVLSHAATLARIAAADAVLRLAPHDRILWTLPLAYHFAVTIPSYVRAGAHVLLAPESTPATMAAALAAHEATVLYASPVLLARLAALAAPPRLPALRLALSTAAPLAPDVARRFDAAYRVPLGQAYGIIEAGLACINTRQGADRDLPAASVGRPVPGYEVATFADDEVGVRGPGLFDAYYAPWRPRAEVLRDGWFMTGDVGTVDAAAALTLRGRRKSTIVVAGLKLFPEEVEAVLAAHPTVAESRVVARPHRALGELPHAEIVLRPGTRFDRDALARHCAARLSPWKMPVTYTVVAAIPKTPGGKILRRPEG
- a CDS encoding FAD-dependent oxidoreductase → MSERRYDVVVVGGGTAGVAAAVAAARAGARTLLLERYGFLGGMATAGMVGTVCGLYLAHADGRSERLNAGLAGEIADAIERLPGSAPPLRRGRTIVVPYLPHELAALADDLTDAEPMLDVRLHAYVAGVERDGAAVAAVRFADADGTRAVACGALVDASGDAIAALAAGAPTDAPPPAERQLCSLVFALQGVDAEALRGPESLALLRRLAAAEAAGTLSAGASDVAWRPTGRPGEVAVKLALHAVDAGPRGDFLTAAERAGRRRMRALVAALRAESPAFAAAFVSQVAPQVGVRESRRIVGRRRLTREDVLGGRRFPDAIARAAWPIELWREGATGARFEHLADGDWYEIPLDCLRAVDLGNILAAGRCLSGTSEALASARVIGTCLATGAAAGAAAARLAGAAAPASGTTTSGGA
- a CDS encoding class I SAM-dependent methyltransferase, whose amino-acid sequence is MQQDRNAARLAGDAERDPVAVDWSIVSLPDAWPDELDLRRPAHLVAYVRGWLGARRKVVVPADLPGGDRLPAYLRQEFHHLPNGVYSKRHADSYARWFDRLMLGDTVRARARLAAELAGCRATLDVGCGSGGLAAAMRAAGVPEVWGLDPSPYLLQLAARAHRGIRFVQGLAERTGFPAQRFEGIGACFLFHELPPRAADAALVELHRILVPGGRLVIAEPSPTQFRVRAWRALARREGRRGLYFAAMAKWMYEPFVAGWHGRAVASWLAAHGFRVLGDERGVPIRFVSAVRDEARSSVDHG
- a CDS encoding isoprenylcysteine carboxylmethyltransferase family protein codes for the protein MRGILAAALVGIAGHWNGPTVLTLALASGLSFFDLGRRGRVERTDATAAGKVPESAFRPEPWGMAMQLAFLAILTVGAWDNRGPDDTWRHPGFVGVAGFAVLLLGVWLRRSAARALGRQFTVGLSVLADHELVVSGPYRWLRHPNYAGLLLVALGTAMMIESPTAAGVSLVLWLPLALLRIRLEERTLLRHLGDAYGEYRRGRWCLVPGVY
- a CDS encoding DSD1 family PLP-dependent enzyme, with translation MKIGVILLVGIVVAAAAALALRPRADGGGYDPYFRALNDLLKREGPARPVLLLDLDRLDRNIDVLRASIRPPKSFRVVDKSLPSIPLLRHVFERAGTRRVMSFHQPFLSQVAAQLGDSQILLGKPMPVRSAERFYADLRGGFDPSRQLQWLIDTPERLEEYRALADSLRQKMLISIEIDVGLHRGGVQDTATLDRMLSVIAAHPDRLELAGFMGYDPHVAKVPVWARSRASLLAEVRDAYRGYVDFTKARYPQLWTDRMTLNGAGSPTYRLYEDDTLLNDLSVGSALVKPTDFDIDTLAPHVPALFIATPVLKAGAAARLPGLDWLSRLLDRWNPNLARTFFIYGGYWMARPVAPAGLHTNPIFGRSSNQEMLNGSARVELGVDDYVFLRPAQSEAVMLQFGGILVVRGGAIVDHWPVFAQ
- a CDS encoding PaaI family thioesterase, which gives rise to MVDEERRTRERIFSFWTAAGSEVTGAWAERRRLARAMREVIDRLTTSDAPEEELRAAADGLERYAARLATHPRRNLPLGFGESANAGDVAAFFDYSPLIGLSNPLAPPIVLEVEGKVVHGHVRFGAAYEGPPGHVHGGFVAAAFDEVLGFVQSTTGQPGMTGTLTIRYRKPTPLDTDLRFEATVQRVEGRKIFAEGRLYNGDVLTAEAEGLFISVDLVKMQMLAEAKKNRAELP